One window of Artemia franciscana chromosome 16, ASM3288406v1, whole genome shotgun sequence genomic DNA carries:
- the LOC136037050 gene encoding zinc finger protein OZF-like, producing MSSTLSNSDGVMQPELLGPKLIVVLKRLREKAIEELTAGIWRCDSCGKTEKSSFMLDLHFDTGCEKLSPIECGVCPAVLREYREFVPHFMEHEMGETRRCPICLCECIGDIKQHLIIKGHFSLTPSEEDLLRNTLIVVSKNPSPNGCSNSHELEAKSLENPEIFSNSLLLSKHRRKLERHPRAKTRKKLEKCDVGKKRFSHSSNLIGRQRVLLVEKLFKCDVCNKGFSHSSSLNRHQRVHTGEKLFQCNVCKKGFFHSSSLNRHQRVHTGEKLFQCNVCNKYFSVNYNLITHQRTHIGEKLFKCDVCNKCFSTKDKGFSQYNSLIMHQRVHTGEKPFKCDVCNKCFSVSVNLITHQRTHTGEKPFKCDVCNKCFSVNYSLITHQRTHTGEKPFKCDVCNKCFSQLKSLIMHQRVHTGEKPFKCDVCNKVFSHSSTLITHQRTHTGEKPFKCDVCNKVFSQSGTLITHQRIHTGEKPFKCDRCYKGFCQSSTLMSHQRVHTG from the coding sequence ATGAGTTCTACTCTGAGCAATTCTGATGGTGTAATGCAACCAGAACTCTTAGGCCCAAAACTAATCGTTGTCTTGAAAAGGCTGAGAGAGAAGGCAATAGAAGAATTAACTGCTGGGATCTGGCGTTGTGACTCCTGTGGGAAAACCGAGAAATCATCTTTTATGCTGGATCTTCATTTTGACACTGGCTGTGAAAAACTTTCACCAATCGAGTGCGGTGTCTGCCCTGCAGTATTGCGTGAATACAGAGAGTTTGTTCCACATTTTATGGAACACGAAATGGGAGAAACAAGACGATGCCCCATTTGTTTGTGTGAATGTATTGGTGATATAAAACAACATCTAATTATAAAAGGTCACTTTTCACTGACCCCGTCAGAAGAAGACCTACTGAGAAATACATTGATAGTGGTTTCAAAAAATCCGTCCCCTAACGGTTGCTCAAATTCACATGAATTAGAAGCCAAAAGCCTAGAAAATCCggaaatattttctaatagtCTCTTGCTCAGTAAACACCGTAGAAAATTAGAAAGACATCCAAGAGCAAAGACGaggaaaaaactagaaaagtgTGATGTAGGCAAGAAGCGCTTTTCTCATTCAAGCAATTTGATTGGGCGCCAGAGAGTGCTTCtagttgaaaaactgtttaaatgtgacgtatgtaacaAAGGTTTTTCTCATTCAAGCAGTTTGAATCGGCACCAAAGAGTCCATACTGGTGAAAAACTGTTTCAATGTAATGTgtgtaaaaaaggtttttttcattCAAGCAGTTTGAATCGACACCAAAGAGTCCATACTGGTGAAAAACTGTTTCAATGTAATGTGTGTAACAAGTACTTTTCTGTAAACTACAATTTGATCACACACCAGAGAACACACATAGgtgaaaaactgtttaaatgtGATGTGTGTAACAAATGCTTTTCCACAAAAGACAAAGGTTTTTCTCAGTACAACAGTTTGATCATGCACCAGAGAGTgcatacaggtgaaaaaccatttaaatgtgacgtatgtaacaAATGCTTTTCTGTAAGTGTCAATTTGATCACACACCAGAGAACACACACAGgggaaaaaccgtttaaatgtgacgtatgtaacaAATGCTTTTCTGTAAACTACAGTTTGATCACACACCAGAGAACACacacaggtgaaaaaccgtttaaatgcgaTGTGTGTAACAAATGTTTTTCTCAGTTAAAGAGTTTGATCATGCACCAGAGAGTgcatacaggtgaaaaaccatttaaatgtgacgtatgtaacaAAGTTTTTTCTCATTCCAGCACTTTGATTACACACCAGAGAACACacacaggtgaaaaaccgtttaaatgtgacgtatgtaacaAAGTTTTTTCTCAATCCGGCACTTTGATTACACACCAGAGAATACacacaggtgaaaaaccgtttaaatgcgaCAGATGTTACAAAGGGTTTTGTCAGTCAAGCACTTTGATGTCGCACCAAAGAGTGCATACTGgttaa